A segment of the bacterium genome:
AGCTTCAATGGACCGCTCGAATAAGTATTATTCGCCGCAATGACTGTGACAACAGCATTTCCGCGATACTTTCGAAGCTGTTCGATTACTTGCAGCAGTTCAGTCCCATTAACCTGACCAACAGGCGCTAACTCGCCATCTTTTTCACGAACGGGGATAAGGCCTGCATCAAGCGCATTGTTGCGGACCTCATTGCGAAGGAAAGCAATTAACGAACTGAGTAAGTCTTCATCCTTGGACTTGGTTTTAAACTCCATTTGGGCAACTGTTTGACCCTGGCTATAGATCAAACGGTTCCAAAATGGTTTGACCATTATCCGCGCAGGCTCATTGGCTGTTGTATTGAACAAAGAGGACACGATAACGACAACCTCGCCCTTAGATGAGCTTATTTCATTGGCCAGTGCCTCCAAGCAACGGTCTTCATCAAAAATTGTTTTATCCGGCAATATCATTCTAGGGATATAGACATACATCCCGTTTGCGCCTGCGGTTACGCCGCGCTCGTTTGCTACTCGATTGGCCTGTGTAAGCAATTGCTGGATTTCCAATCGCGCATCCGCGATCGATATCCCTCCTGAAACAGCGCGGCGGGTGATCTCTTCGTCTTTGTTAAACGTAATACGCCCTGTTGAAGTCTTTGTGAGGTCTTGAATTAGCTTGCTAATTTCTTCTGCTTGGTGGAGGAATTCAACATTTTGAGCGCTAAGCTCGTTGTTTCGATGGCTAAGGGCATCATTATTTCGTTCGAGCGCGATGTTCTGATCCGACATTTCCTTGTTGCTTTTCTCGAGATCGGCATTCTGATTCTGAAGGTCGTTGAACTTGTTCATCTGAGCGATAATATCATTCATTTGGTTCTTCAGGATGCCGGTCTGTTTGGCGATGATCGTTTCCTTTTCTTTAATGAATTTGTTTTTGGAAGCAACCTCGGCGATTAGAGTTTCACGACGCTGCTGAAGGTTACGCACCTCTAATTGCTTTTCTCTAAGACCAATAGTCGCTGTTTTAAGCTCATTTTGTAGAGTGCTGAGCTTTTCATC
Coding sequences within it:
- a CDS encoding DUF3084 domain-containing protein, whose translation is MSVTMGLILFSYVVLCAVIAYIGDLLGRRMGKKRITLFGLRPRHTAILITSFIGGLIALSTIVVMLSLGTEARKLVLRGDELIHEQRSLELKLGSTRKDLSQKTEQLVASIALVQQNKKDLDRVTLELKTAQVELKVTDEKLSTLQNELKTATIGLREKQLEVRNLQQRRETLIAEVASKNKFIKEKETIIAKQTGILKNQMNDIIAQMNKFNDLQNQNADLEKSNKEMSDQNIALERNNDALSHRNNELSAQNVEFLHQAEEISKLIQDLTKTSTGRITFNKDEEITRRAVSGGISIADARLEIQQLLTQANRVANERGVTAGANGMYVYIPRMILPDKTIFDEDRCLEALANEISSSKGEVVVIVSSLFNTTANEPARIMVKPFWNRLIYSQGQTVAQMEFKTKSKDEDLLSSLIAFLRNEVRNNALDAGLIPVREKDGELAPVGQVNGTELLQVIEQLRKYRGNAVVTVIAANNTYSSGPLKLTFKVKTGIR